Proteins from one Cicer arietinum cultivar CDC Frontier isolate Library 1 chromosome 3, Cicar.CDCFrontier_v2.0, whole genome shotgun sequence genomic window:
- the LOC140919792 gene encoding uncharacterized protein: MIEKITTSPQSRVATQSPNVLRTNLSTESPGYLSTYGGSSMCSCWASCCGCFLVGSPLPVGHHVVIVAAVIVVVPVVLASPVALLAALQYTEPLQKHLVGWNESGQPVDPNSSMFVSYIGAVVRQNVPITIDNWRDKALKDAKDIIWNDIQTTFVLDEERKSYVLRVAGKIHRGFRSHLSNFYLKDREGNTNAEPPKIYQHYISKDEWSAFVSKRSDPAFVNISTANRERASNPKHPYKKSRMGYARLEQKIRKDTQADQPLGRHILWKEARVNKEGVVDNENVKKVVELCETIEQSSETQEGNKDTCRDILGKVFNVPEYSGRVRGKGFGVTPKSFFPQEKRQKPSNEEVLEKLRILSEQVALLVNTNKDKQLPVQLQPEIQMESETGSCNVESDVEHWWICIRGGLLTK, translated from the exons atgatcgAGAAGATTACCACGTCACCCCAAAGTCGAGTGGCCACACAATCACCAAATGTCCTAAGGACAAACTTGTCAACCGAATCACCAGGATATCTATCAACCTATGGAGGTTCATCTATGTGCTCTTGTTGGGCCTCATGTTGTGGTTGCTTTCTTGTTGGGTCTCCTCTTCCTGTTGGGCATCATGTTGTGATTGTTGCTGCTGTAATCGTCGTTGTTCCAGTCGTGCTCGCCTCTCCTGTTGCACTTCTTGCTGCTCTTCAATACACTGAGCCTTTGCAGAAGCATTTG gttggctggaacgagagtggtcagccagttgaccccaacagctccatgtttgtaagctacattggggctgttgttcgtcaaaatgtcccaataacaatagacaactggagagataaggcgttgaaggatgccaaagatatcatctggaatgacattcaa accacttttgttcttgatgaggaacgaaagtcatatgttttgagagttgctgggaaaatccatcgtggatttagatcccatctctcaaatttctatctaaaagatagagaaggaaacacaaatgctgaacctccaaagatatatcaacattatatatcaaaggatgaatggagtgcatttgtttccaaacgttctgacccggcgtttgtc aatattagtacggcaaatcgcgaacgggcaagcaacccaaaacacccatacaagaaatcacgtatgggatatgcacgccttgaacaaaaaatt agaaaagacacccaagccgatcaacccttgggtcgtcatatcttatggaaggaagcgcgtgttaacaaagaaggagtggttgataatgaaaatgtcaagaaagttgtagaactttgt gaaactattgaacaaagttctgaaactcaagagggcaacaaggatacgtgcagggacattcttgggaaagtgtttaatgtccctgagtattccggtcgagtgagggggaaaggatttggcgtaactcccaaaagcttttttcctcaagagaagcgccaaaaaccttccaacgaggaagtattagagaagctcagaatcttatcggagcaagtggcactcttggtgaatacgaataaagacaagcaacttccggttcagctccaacctgaaatacaaatggagagtgaaaccgggagttgcaacgtcg
- the LOC140919793 gene encoding uncharacterized protein produces MEACETFVYSYDEAQYYMKLAIFEGICSSYTIYVWWTKLTFHDDGSGKLREIAYSSTMSMCSPVDKNKTKGAPKKGKSKVSKKDKSTKHDPSWWEYVDASVRCSDTNACSTITPSKVQQPQSSIKNLTPRQSISKVQQPRVLLFNDWLPVEIHKFINEIIDIGNDGNCEHRAIAGLLGIGENSWTFVHQQCVVDLQEFMSHYEIIYGGEIFVQKLLHSIYVEQVASMDNWMTLSEIGYVIALKFNLAFVALSLNQSQTFFHLKVNHQYLCQIIV; encoded by the exons ATGGAGGCATGTGAGACCTTTGTTTACAGTTATGATGAGGCTCAGTACTACATGAAGTTGGCTATCTTTGAAGGAATTTGTAGTAGCT ACACTATTTATGTTTGGTGGACTAAATTAACTTTTCATGATGATGGATCAG GTAAATTACGAGAGATTGCGTATTCATCAACTATGTCAATGTGTTCACCTGTTGACAAGAATAAAACAAAGGGTGCaccaaaaaaaggaaaaagtaaGGTAtcaaaaaaagataaatcaacCAAGCATGATCCATCTTGGTGGGAGTATGTGGATGCAAGTGTTCGATGCAGTGACACAAATGCATGTAGCACTATAACACCTAGTAAAGTACAACAACCTCAATCATCGATAAAAAATCTCACACCTCGACAATCAATCAGCAAGGTTCAACAACCAAGAGTTCTTCTTTTCAACGATTGGTTGCCGgttgaaattcataaattcataaatgaaattattgacATTGGCAATGATGGTAATTGTGAACATCGTGCAATTGCAGGTTTACTTGGAATAGGTGAGAACTCTTGGACATTCGTTCATCAACAGTGTGTGGTAGATCTTCAAGAGTTCATGTCTCATTACGAGATAATATATGGTGGAgaaatttttgttcaaaaacttTTACATAGTATATATGTTGAACAAGTTGCATCTATGGATAATTGGATGACACTTTCAGAAATAGGATATGTGATTGCTTTGAAATTTAACTTGGCGTTTGTCGCATTATCACTTAACCAATCGCAAACATTTTTCCACTTAAAAGTCAACCACCAATATCTATGTCAGATCATcgtatga